Proteins encoded by one window of Collimonas fungivorans:
- a CDS encoding 2-dehydropantoate 2-reductase, whose translation MKIAIVGAGAIGGYVGAKLSLAGEDVTFIVRGANLEAIRRNGMKLILEDGSEHIADQAKATDNYRLAGRQDLVILALKAHQLESIADQLHHLLGPETAIVTMQNGIPYWYFHKNGGALEGSRLKMVDPTGEIGEKIPASRVIGCVVYPASELIAPGVVRHFEGERFPLGELDGSSSERVTRISACFVNAGFKAPVLDDIRSEIWLKLWGNLSFNPISALTHSTLVDICQFPLSRELAAALMTEAQTIAHKLGISFRVPLDKRIAGAEKIGKHKTSMLKDVEAGRALEIDALVGSVIELARLTHTPTPHLDTVYALVKLLAKTFEEERGQVQLQRVA comes from the coding sequence ATGAAAATCGCAATTGTGGGAGCAGGGGCCATTGGCGGCTATGTCGGCGCCAAGCTGTCGCTGGCCGGCGAAGATGTCACCTTTATCGTGCGCGGCGCCAACCTCGAGGCCATCCGCCGCAACGGCATGAAGCTGATCCTGGAGGATGGTTCGGAGCACATCGCCGACCAGGCCAAGGCGACCGACAACTACCGGCTGGCCGGCAGGCAGGACCTGGTCATCCTGGCGCTCAAGGCGCACCAGCTGGAAAGCATCGCCGACCAGCTGCACCATCTGCTGGGGCCGGAGACGGCGATCGTCACCATGCAGAACGGCATTCCCTATTGGTATTTCCACAAGAACGGCGGCGCCCTGGAAGGCAGCCGTTTGAAAATGGTGGATCCGACCGGCGAGATCGGCGAAAAAATTCCAGCCTCGCGGGTGATCGGCTGCGTGGTGTATCCGGCGTCCGAACTGATAGCGCCGGGCGTGGTGCGTCATTTTGAAGGCGAACGTTTTCCTTTGGGAGAGCTGGATGGTTCCAGCAGCGAACGGGTTACACGCATCTCGGCGTGTTTTGTCAACGCCGGCTTCAAGGCGCCGGTGCTGGACGACATCCGTTCCGAAATCTGGCTCAAGCTGTGGGGCAACCTCAGTTTCAATCCGATCAGCGCGCTGACCCATTCGACGCTGGTCGACATCTGCCAGTTTCCCTTGTCGCGCGAACTGGCGGCGGCGCTGATGACCGAGGCGCAGACAATCGCCCACAAGCTCGGGATCAGCTTCCGCGTGCCGCTCGACAAGCGGATTGCCGGCGCCGAAAAAATAGGCAAGCACAAAACTTCGATGCTGAAAGACGTGGAAGCAGGGCGCGCATTGGAAATCGATGCGCTGGTCGGTTCGGTGATTGAACTGGCGCGCCTGACGCATACGCCGACGCCGCATCTCGATACGGTCTACGCCCTGGTGAAACTGCTGGCCAAGACCTTCGAGGAAGAGCGCGGCCAGGTGCAGCTGCAGCGCGTCGCCTGA
- the fdhF gene encoding formate dehydrogenase subunit alpha — MNQLNEIDYGTPARLSQRMITLEIDGVNVDVPAGTSVMRAAMDAGISVPKLCATDSLEPFGSCRLCLVEIEGRRGYPASCTTPCEPGMKVKTQTSKLADIRRGVMELYISDHPLDCLTCPTNGNCELQDMAGVTGLREVRYGYEGDNHLKMKKDESNPYFTYDPSKCIVCNRCVRACEETQGTFALTIDGRGFESRVSAGQMDSFMKSECVSCGACVQACPTATLTEKTVIMMGQAEHSKITTCAYCGVGCSFKAEMKGNEVVRMVPHKDGKANHGHSCVKGRFAWGYATHKDRITKPMIRSKITDPWREVSWDEALTYAASEFRRIQAKHGKDSIGGITSSRCTNEETYLVQKLVRAAFGNNNVDTCARVCHSPTGYGLKQTLGESAGTQTFDSVMQSDVIMIIGANPASGHPVFASQMKRRLRQGAKLIVVDPRTTEMVKSPHVEADYHLKLRPGTNVAVVTALAHVILSEGLEQADFIAERCDRQSYADWKAFVLRPDNSPEAMEGITGIPAAEMRGAARLFATAGNGAIYYGLGVTEHAQGSTTVIGIANLAMVTGNVGREGVGVNPLRGQNNVQGACDMGSFPHELPGYRHISDSIARGEFEQAWGVILSPEPGLRIPNMFDAAMDGSFMGLYCEGEDIVQSDPNTQHVTAALSNMECIVVQDIFLNETAKYAHVFLPGSSFLEKDGTFTNAERRISRVRKVMPAKAGLSDWEVTIALAKALGYEMPYKHPSEIMDEIAALTPTFHGVSYAKLEKLGSIQWPCNDAAPDGTPIMHIDEFVRGKGKFINTQYIATDEKVTQKYPLILTTGRILSQYNVGAQTRRTENVQWHGEDRLEIHPHDAEDRGIREDDWVGIESRAGQTVLRATVTERVQPGVVYTTFHFPESGANVITTDNSDWATNCPEYKVTAVQVMPVAQPSEWQQQYSRFNREQLGLLAGEAGQLADVVSK, encoded by the coding sequence ATGAACCAGCTCAATGAAATAGACTACGGCACGCCGGCGCGCTTGTCGCAACGGATGATCACTCTGGAAATAGACGGCGTCAATGTCGACGTGCCGGCAGGCACCTCGGTGATGCGTGCGGCCATGGATGCCGGTATCAGCGTACCCAAGCTGTGCGCCACCGATAGCCTGGAGCCGTTCGGTTCTTGCCGCCTGTGCCTGGTCGAAATCGAAGGGCGCAGGGGTTATCCGGCGTCTTGCACCACGCCGTGCGAGCCGGGCATGAAGGTCAAGACGCAGACCTCCAAGCTGGCCGACATCCGGCGCGGCGTGATGGAGCTGTACATTTCCGACCATCCACTCGATTGCCTGACTTGCCCCACCAACGGTAATTGCGAACTGCAGGACATGGCAGGCGTGACCGGGTTGCGCGAAGTCCGTTATGGCTATGAGGGCGATAACCACCTGAAGATGAAAAAGGATGAGTCGAATCCTTATTTCACCTACGACCCGTCCAAATGCATCGTCTGCAACCGCTGCGTGCGCGCCTGCGAAGAAACCCAGGGCACGTTTGCTTTGACAATCGACGGCCGCGGTTTCGAATCGCGCGTGTCGGCAGGGCAGATGGACAGTTTCATGAAGTCGGAATGCGTGTCCTGCGGCGCTTGTGTGCAAGCCTGCCCGACGGCGACGCTGACCGAAAAAACCGTGATCATGATGGGCCAGGCCGAGCACAGCAAGATCACCACATGCGCCTATTGCGGCGTCGGCTGCTCGTTCAAGGCTGAGATGAAGGGCAATGAAGTAGTGCGCATGGTGCCGCACAAGGATGGCAAGGCCAACCACGGCCATTCTTGCGTCAAGGGGCGTTTTGCCTGGGGTTACGCCACCCACAAGGACCGCATCACCAAGCCGATGATACGCAGCAAGATCACCGATCCGTGGCGCGAAGTGTCGTGGGATGAAGCGCTGACGTATGCCGCCAGCGAGTTCCGCCGGATCCAGGCCAAGCATGGCAAGGATTCGATCGGCGGCATCACTTCCTCCCGCTGCACCAATGAAGAAACCTACCTGGTGCAAAAGCTGGTGCGGGCCGCTTTCGGCAACAACAACGTCGATACCTGCGCCCGCGTCTGCCATTCGCCGACCGGCTACGGCCTGAAGCAAACGCTGGGTGAATCGGCGGGCACCCAGACTTTCGATTCGGTCATGCAGTCGGATGTGATCATGATCATCGGCGCCAATCCCGCTTCCGGTCATCCGGTATTTGCTTCGCAAATGAAGCGCCGCCTGCGCCAGGGCGCCAAGCTGATCGTGGTCGATCCGCGCACCACCGAAATGGTGAAGTCGCCGCACGTTGAAGCCGATTATCACCTGAAGCTGCGTCCCGGCACCAACGTCGCGGTGGTGACGGCTTTGGCCCATGTGATTCTGTCGGAAGGCCTGGAACAGGCCGATTTCATCGCCGAGCGCTGCGACCGGCAATCGTATGCCGACTGGAAGGCCTTCGTGCTGCGCCCGGACAATTCGCCGGAAGCGATGGAAGGCATCACCGGCATACCGGCGGCAGAGATGCGCGGCGCCGCGCGCCTGTTCGCCACCGCCGGCAACGGCGCGATCTATTACGGCCTCGGCGTTACCGAGCATGCACAGGGTTCGACTACCGTGATCGGCATCGCCAACCTGGCCATGGTCACCGGGAACGTCGGCCGCGAAGGCGTGGGCGTCAATCCGCTGCGCGGCCAGAACAATGTGCAGGGTGCCTGCGACATGGGTTCTTTCCCGCATGAACTGCCGGGCTACCGCCATATCTCGGACAGCATCGCCCGCGGTGAATTTGAGCAGGCCTGGGGTGTCATCCTGAGCCCGGAGCCGGGGTTACGTATCCCAAACATGTTCGACGCCGCCATGGACGGCAGTTTCATGGGCCTGTATTGCGAAGGCGAGGACATCGTGCAGTCGGATCCGAATACCCAGCACGTGACAGCGGCCCTGTCGAACATGGAATGCATCGTGGTGCAAGACATTTTCCTCAACGAGACCGCCAAATATGCTCATGTATTCCTGCCGGGTTCGTCGTTCCTGGAAAAGGACGGTACTTTCACCAATGCCGAACGGCGCATTTCTCGCGTGCGCAAGGTGATGCCTGCCAAGGCCGGCCTGTCCGACTGGGAAGTCACGATTGCCCTGGCCAAGGCGCTGGGATATGAAATGCCGTACAAGCACCCATCCGAAATCATGGATGAAATCGCGGCGCTGACGCCGACTTTCCATGGCGTCAGCTACGCCAAGCTGGAAAAGCTGGGCAGCATCCAGTGGCCGTGCAATGACGCGGCGCCGGACGGCACGCCCATCATGCACATCGACGAGTTCGTGCGCGGCAAAGGCAAGTTCATCAATACGCAATACATCGCTACCGATGAAAAGGTCACGCAGAAATATCCGCTGATCCTGACCACCGGCCGCATCCTGTCGCAATACAATGTCGGCGCCCAGACCCGGCGTACCGAGAATGTGCAGTGGCACGGCGAAGACCGGCTGGAAATCCATCCGCATGACGCCGAGGATCGCGGCATACGCGAAGACGACTGGGTCGGCATTGAGTCGCGTGCAGGGCAGACGGTATTGCGGGCGACGGTGACGGAGCGGGTGCAGCCTGGCGTGGTGTACACCACCTTCCACTTTCCGGAATCGGGCGCGAATGTGATCACTACCGATAATTCCGACTGGGCTACCAATTGTCCGGAGTACAAGGTCACGGCAGTCCAGGTGATGCCGGTGGCGCAGCCGTCCGAATGGCAGCAGCAATACAGCCGCTTCAACCGCGAGCAGCTTGGGCTGCTGGCGGGCGAGGCTGGCCAGTTGGCGGATGTGGTAAGCAAATGA
- a CDS encoding formate dehydrogenase subunit gamma, whose amino-acid sequence MEMHQVVDMEHIASLIAAQKTLPGALLPILHAIQESAGYIPAESVPVIAQELNLSRAEVHGVISFYHYFRQHPPGRHVVQICRAEACQARGSAALEAHAKTVLGCDFHGTAKDGEFSLEAVYCLGQCACGPAVMINDELHARVSHDKLDSLLQAKRGAS is encoded by the coding sequence ATGGAAATGCATCAAGTTGTAGACATGGAACACATCGCCTCGCTCATCGCTGCGCAAAAAACGCTGCCTGGGGCGCTGTTGCCTATCCTCCATGCGATCCAGGAGTCGGCCGGTTATATTCCGGCCGAAAGCGTGCCTGTGATCGCGCAAGAGCTGAACCTGTCGCGCGCGGAAGTGCATGGCGTGATCAGCTTTTATCATTATTTCCGCCAGCATCCTCCCGGCCGCCATGTCGTGCAGATCTGCCGCGCCGAGGCTTGCCAGGCGCGTGGTTCGGCGGCGCTGGAAGCGCACGCCAAGACAGTGCTGGGCTGCGATTTCCACGGTACTGCCAAGGATGGCGAGTTCAGCCTGGAAGCCGTATATTGCCTGGGCCAGTGCGCCTGCGGCCCGGCCGTCATGATCAACGACGAATTGCACGCCAGGGTCAGCCACGACAAGCTGGACAGTTTGCTGCAAGCTAAGCGAGGTGCGTCATGA
- a CDS encoding fumarylacetoacetate hydrolase family protein — MIQRWLRFTYQNTVRFGTLEGKRVQIWEGDMFAAPKPSGLFVDLAEVKVLMPTRPSKILALWNNFGALGAKLNLARPAEPLYLIKSPNSYLNPQETIRQPAAGGKVVFEGELGIVIGKTASRVAEAEAGKYIFGYTCANDVTVADILNRDPSFAQWVRAKGCDTFCPFGPVVASGLDPGTLTVRTILNGEVRQDYPVSDMLFSATQLVSLISQDMTLYPGDIILCGTSVGVGSMKPGSTVEIEIEGIGKLSNRFE, encoded by the coding sequence ATGATACAGCGCTGGCTACGGTTCACATACCAGAATACAGTCCGCTTCGGCACCCTGGAAGGCAAGCGGGTGCAGATATGGGAAGGCGACATGTTCGCCGCGCCGAAGCCGTCCGGCTTGTTTGTCGACCTGGCTGAGGTGAAGGTGCTGATGCCGACCCGACCGAGCAAGATCCTGGCGCTGTGGAACAACTTCGGCGCACTTGGCGCCAAGCTGAACCTGGCGCGGCCGGCCGAACCGCTGTACCTGATCAAGTCGCCGAATTCTTATCTGAATCCACAGGAAACCATCCGCCAGCCGGCTGCAGGCGGCAAAGTGGTGTTCGAGGGCGAACTCGGCATCGTGATCGGCAAAACCGCCAGCCGGGTGGCCGAAGCCGAGGCCGGTAAATACATCTTCGGTTATACCTGCGCCAATGACGTCACGGTGGCAGACATCCTGAACCGCGATCCGTCGTTTGCGCAGTGGGTGCGCGCCAAGGGCTGCGACACCTTCTGTCCGTTCGGACCGGTAGTGGCAAGCGGGCTGGATCCCGGCACGCTGACAGTCCGGACCATCTTGAACGGCGAAGTGCGGCAGGATTACCCAGTCAGCGACATGCTGTTTTCAGCGACGCAGCTGGTGAGCCTGATTTCCCAGGACATGACGCTTTACCCCGGCGACATCATCTTGTGCGGCACCTCGGTCGGGGTCGGCTCGATGAAGCCAGGCAGCACGGTGGAAATCGAGATTGAAGGCATAGGCAAGCTCAGCAACCGCTTTGAGTAG
- a CDS encoding formate dehydrogenase subunit delta codes for MNPDNLIKMANQIGSFFETMPDREQAQSDIASHIKRFWEPRMRRSLLQYVDQHDGVDLMDIVLETLRSHRAAVL; via the coding sequence ATGAATCCGGACAACCTTATAAAAATGGCGAACCAGATCGGCAGCTTCTTTGAAACCATGCCGGACAGGGAGCAGGCGCAAAGCGACATCGCCAGCCACATCAAGCGCTTCTGGGAGCCGCGCATGCGGCGTTCTTTGCTGCAGTATGTGGATCAGCACGATGGCGTGGATTTGATGGACATTGTGCTGGAGACCCTGCGCAGCCATCGTGCGGCGGTGCTCTGA
- a CDS encoding formate dehydrogenase beta subunit produces the protein MNTSITVYVPRDSTALALGAEQVAAAIVAEAAKRGQEISLVRNGSRGMFWLEPLVEVATAAGRVGYGPVEPGDVAGLFDADFMAGGQHRLALGLVDEIPYLKNQERLTFARVGITDPVSLDDYLAHEGYLGLQNALAMQSADIVQEVLDSGLRGRGGAAFPTGIKWKTVLGAQSQQKYIVCNADEGDSGTFSDRMIMEDDPFVLIEGMTIAGLAVNADYGYIYVRSEYPHAIAVLNEAIATANVRGFLGKNILGFGKDFQLEVRKGAGAYVCGEETALLESLEGKRGVVRAKPPLPAIEGLFGKPTVINNVITLASVPIVLARGAAFYKNFGQGRSMGTLPMQLAGNIKYGGLVEKAFGVTLRELLFDFGGGTESGRTMRAVQVGGPLGPYLPPALFDTPLDYEAFAAVGGTVGHGGMVVFDDSVDMAQQARYSMEFCVVESCGKCTPCRIGSTRGVEVIDKIIANANPANQGQRQQQIHLLRDLCDTMINGSLCAMGSMTPLPVLSALNHFPEDFGAPPAVVGKAA, from the coding sequence ATGAACACGAGTATTACCGTCTACGTACCGCGCGATTCCACCGCGCTGGCGCTGGGCGCCGAACAGGTCGCTGCGGCGATTGTGGCCGAAGCGGCGAAGCGCGGCCAGGAAATCAGCCTGGTGCGCAACGGTTCGCGCGGCATGTTCTGGCTGGAGCCGCTGGTCGAGGTGGCTACCGCCGCCGGCCGTGTCGGCTACGGGCCGGTCGAACCGGGCGATGTTGCTGGCTTGTTCGATGCCGATTTCATGGCTGGCGGCCAGCATCGCCTGGCTTTGGGGCTGGTCGACGAAATTCCCTATTTGAAGAACCAGGAACGCCTGACTTTTGCGCGCGTCGGCATTACCGACCCGGTATCGCTGGACGACTACCTGGCGCACGAAGGCTACCTGGGCTTGCAAAATGCCCTGGCCATGCAGAGCGCCGATATCGTGCAGGAAGTGCTGGATTCCGGCCTGCGCGGACGCGGCGGCGCAGCTTTCCCGACCGGCATCAAATGGAAGACGGTGCTGGGCGCCCAGAGCCAGCAAAAATACATAGTCTGCAACGCCGACGAAGGCGACTCCGGCACATTTTCCGACCGCATGATCATGGAAGACGATCCCTTCGTGCTGATCGAAGGCATGACCATCGCCGGCCTGGCTGTCAACGCCGACTACGGCTACATCTACGTCCGTTCGGAGTACCCGCATGCGATTGCAGTATTGAACGAAGCGATCGCCACCGCCAATGTGCGCGGTTTCCTGGGTAAAAACATCCTCGGTTTCGGCAAGGATTTCCAGCTGGAAGTACGCAAAGGGGCGGGCGCCTATGTCTGCGGCGAAGAAACCGCCTTGCTGGAAAGCCTGGAAGGCAAGCGCGGCGTGGTGCGCGCCAAGCCGCCGCTGCCGGCGATCGAAGGTTTGTTCGGCAAACCGACCGTGATCAACAATGTGATCACCCTGGCCAGCGTGCCGATAGTGCTGGCGCGCGGAGCGGCGTTCTACAAGAATTTCGGGCAGGGACGTTCGATGGGTACCTTGCCGATGCAATTGGCAGGCAACATCAAATACGGCGGCCTGGTGGAGAAAGCGTTTGGCGTTACCTTGCGCGAACTGCTGTTCGACTTCGGCGGCGGCACCGAAAGCGGCCGCACCATGCGCGCAGTGCAGGTCGGCGGCCCGCTGGGACCGTACCTGCCGCCGGCGCTGTTTGACACGCCGCTGGATTACGAAGCCTTTGCCGCCGTCGGCGGCACGGTCGGCCATGGCGGCATGGTGGTGTTCGACGACAGCGTCGACATGGCGCAGCAGGCGCGCTATTCGATGGAATTCTGCGTGGTCGAGTCGTGCGGAAAATGCACGCCTTGCCGCATCGGCTCGACCCGCGGCGTGGAAGTGATCGACAAGATCATCGCCAATGCGAATCCGGCAAACCAGGGCCAGCGCCAGCAGCAGATCCACCTGCTGCGCGATTTGTGCGACACCATGATCAACGGCTCCCTGTGTGCAATGGGCAGCATGACGCCGTTGCCGGTGCTGTCGGCCCTGAACCACTTCCCGGAAGATTTTGGCGCGCCGCCTGCGGTAGTCGGCAAGGCGGCATAA
- a CDS encoding LysR family transcriptional regulator produces MKNATLRQLKTFETVARHLSYSRAAEELHLTQPAVSLQVKQLEEHAGLPLFEQLGKKIYLTAAGMEMLRHGRMIIQQFREAEDAMAQLKGVSGGRLNVAVISAGDYFFPRLLAEFQRRHENVSLKLTVHNREELLRNLQENQTDLAIMVRPPEDPGMVRRAFAPHPYVIVASPQHPLAGKKRIPMARLMREPFIVRERGSDTWNSMQESFGDHLAQLNVAMEIKSFETIKQAVIAGMGISFLSVHTISLELQVGNLVVLDVQGFPAMLNWYVVHRQHKQLPPVAIAFENFLMSDGAQLIETFTRFKLKP; encoded by the coding sequence ATGAAAAACGCTACATTGCGGCAGCTGAAAACCTTCGAGACCGTGGCGCGCCACCTCAGTTATTCGCGGGCAGCCGAAGAATTGCACCTGACGCAGCCGGCGGTGTCGCTGCAGGTCAAGCAACTTGAAGAACACGCAGGCTTGCCCCTGTTCGAGCAACTGGGAAAGAAGATTTACCTGACTGCCGCAGGGATGGAAATGCTGCGGCACGGGCGCATGATCATCCAGCAGTTCCGTGAAGCGGAAGACGCCATGGCGCAGCTGAAAGGCGTCTCCGGCGGCAGGTTGAATGTTGCCGTGATCAGCGCCGGCGATTATTTTTTCCCGCGCCTGCTGGCCGAGTTCCAGCGCCGCCATGAAAACGTCAGCCTCAAGCTGACCGTGCATAACCGCGAAGAGCTGCTGCGCAACCTGCAGGAGAACCAGACCGACCTGGCGATCATGGTCAGGCCGCCGGAAGATCCCGGCATGGTCCGCCGCGCGTTCGCGCCCCACCCTTACGTCATCGTGGCTTCGCCGCAGCATCCGCTGGCGGGCAAGAAACGGATTCCGATGGCGCGCCTGATGCGCGAACCGTTCATCGTGCGCGAAAGAGGCTCGGATACCTGGAATTCCATGCAGGAGAGTTTTGGCGACCACCTGGCCCAGCTCAATGTGGCCATGGAAATCAAGAGCTTTGAAACCATCAAGCAAGCGGTGATCGCAGGCATGGGCATCAGCTTCCTGTCGGTGCATACCATCAGCCTGGAGCTGCAGGTCGGCAACCTGGTGGTGCTGGACGTCCAGGGTTTTCCGGCGATGTTGAACTGGTACGTGGTGCACCGTCAGCACAAGCAGCTGCCACCGGTGGCGATCGCTTTCGAGAATTTCTTGATGAGCGACGGCGCCCAGCTGATTGAAACGTTTACACGTTTCAAATTGAAGCCCTAG
- a CDS encoding DUF2442 domain-containing protein yields MDITDKAFEAANQRAAAARKTFPAAQEVRYDRRAARIVIVLASGLELAFSPRHVQGLEHGQPAELADAEITPSGLGIHFPQLDADLYLPALLEGFLGSKSWMASEIGKMGGKISTEAKAKAARENGKLGGRPRKIKELKAA; encoded by the coding sequence ATGGACATTACTGATAAGGCTTTTGAAGCAGCCAACCAGCGTGCCGCCGCTGCCAGGAAAACATTCCCCGCAGCGCAGGAGGTGCGTTATGACCGCCGCGCAGCGCGCATCGTCATTGTGCTTGCTTCCGGCCTGGAGCTGGCATTTTCTCCCAGGCACGTGCAAGGGTTGGAGCATGGGCAACCGGCCGAGCTTGCCGACGCCGAAATCACTCCTTCCGGCCTGGGGATTCATTTTCCGCAGCTTGATGCCGACCTGTACCTGCCGGCATTGCTTGAAGGCTTTCTCGGTTCAAAAAGCTGGATGGCGTCCGAGATCGGCAAAATGGGCGGCAAGATATCCACCGAGGCGAAAGCCAAGGCCGCACGCGAAAACGGCAAGCTGGGCGGGCGGCCCAGGAAAATAAAAGAGTTGAAGGCGGCCTAG
- a CDS encoding DUF4160 domain-containing protein yields the protein MPTVLAILGLRVTIYPNDHRPAHVHIIGHGCEAVFNLHCPDGPAELRENYEFSQRELNKIASGLNACLAALCDRWSQIHGHY from the coding sequence GTGCCCACTGTACTGGCAATTCTCGGACTGCGTGTAACGATTTATCCAAACGATCATCGCCCAGCCCACGTTCATATTATCGGGCACGGATGCGAGGCGGTGTTTAACTTGCATTGCCCGGATGGACCGGCCGAATTGCGAGAGAATTATGAATTTTCGCAGAGAGAGCTGAACAAGATTGCGAGCGGGCTCAACGCCTGCCTGGCTGCTCTTTGCGACAGATGGAGTCAGATACATGGACATTACTGA
- the oxlT gene encoding oxalate/formate MFS antiporter — MNQDSALGGKVSNSHRWWQLVMGIICMAMIANLQYGWTLFVNPISEKYGWSKAAIQIAFTVFVLTETWLVPIEGYLVDKLGPRPVVLVGGILCGLGWVLNSYASSLPMLYIAAAISGVGAGAVYGTCVGNALKWFPDRRGLAAGLTAAGFGAGSAITIIPISAMIKSSGYESAFFYFGIGQGVIVFLIALGLKAAPSYLKKGTAALKIKVQQGRRDYRPSEVLRQPVFWIMYLMFVTVAAGGLMATAQLGPIAKDFKVMDVPVNIMGLVLPALTFALAIDRVLNGLTRPFFGWVSDQIGREQTMFICFALESFGILMLYKFGADPLLFVVLTGLVFFAWGEIYSLFPSTCADTFGSKYAAANAGLLYTAKGTAALLVPFSSMLTAATGSWEAVFVVSSVMNAVAALLAWFVLKPMRKALMDESIPEHELNKEAELKALGRVPDRLV; from the coding sequence ATGAATCAAGACAGTGCCCTGGGGGGCAAAGTATCGAATTCCCATCGATGGTGGCAGCTTGTGATGGGAATCATCTGCATGGCCATGATTGCCAACCTGCAGTACGGTTGGACCTTGTTCGTTAATCCTATTTCTGAAAAATACGGCTGGAGCAAGGCCGCGATCCAGATTGCCTTTACCGTGTTCGTGCTGACCGAAACCTGGCTGGTGCCTATCGAAGGCTACCTGGTCGACAAGCTGGGCCCGCGCCCGGTGGTATTGGTGGGCGGCATCTTGTGCGGCCTTGGCTGGGTATTGAATTCCTACGCATCTTCCTTGCCGATGCTGTACATCGCGGCGGCCATCAGCGGCGTCGGTGCGGGCGCTGTATACGGCACCTGCGTCGGCAATGCGCTGAAGTGGTTCCCCGACCGGCGAGGGCTGGCGGCAGGGCTTACCGCGGCCGGCTTCGGCGCCGGTTCGGCGATTACCATCATCCCGATTTCGGCAATGATCAAGAGCAGCGGTTATGAATCAGCGTTCTTCTACTTCGGCATCGGCCAGGGTGTGATCGTGTTCCTGATCGCGCTGGGCCTGAAGGCAGCGCCAAGTTACCTGAAGAAGGGCACCGCAGCCTTGAAGATCAAGGTGCAGCAAGGCCGGCGCGACTACCGGCCGAGCGAAGTGCTGCGCCAGCCGGTGTTCTGGATCATGTACCTGATGTTCGTCACGGTAGCTGCCGGCGGCCTGATGGCGACCGCGCAGCTGGGGCCGATCGCCAAGGACTTCAAGGTGATGGATGTGCCGGTCAACATCATGGGCCTGGTCTTGCCTGCGCTGACCTTTGCGCTGGCGATCGACCGCGTCCTGAACGGATTGACGAGGCCGTTTTTCGGCTGGGTATCGGACCAGATCGGACGCGAGCAAACCATGTTCATCTGCTTCGCGCTGGAATCGTTCGGCATCCTGATGCTGTATAAATTCGGCGCCGATCCGCTGCTGTTCGTGGTCCTGACGGGGTTGGTGTTCTTCGCCTGGGGTGAAATCTACAGCTTGTTTCCATCTACCTGCGCGGACACCTTCGGCAGCAAATATGCGGCTGCCAACGCCGGCCTCTTGTATACCGCGAAAGGCACCGCGGCCTTGCTGGTGCCGTTCTCCAGCATGCTGACCGCCGCCACTGGCAGCTGGGAGGCGGTGTTTGTGGTCAGCAGCGTGATGAATGCGGTGGCTGCCTTGCTGGCGTGGTTTGTGTTGAAACCGATGCGAAAGGCGCTGATGGATGAATCGATTCCAGAACACGAACTTAACAAAGAAGCTGAACTGAAAGCGCTAGGCCGCGTTCCTGACCGCCTGGTCTGA